The following coding sequences are from one Phycisphaeraceae bacterium window:
- a CDS encoding MoxR family ATPase: MAAPTEKLPETPAEVKAKCEAFRDTFKQLKAEVGKVIVGHQEVIEATLIALFAGGNVLLEGVPGLGKTLLVRTLAQSLHLPFSRIQFTPDLMPADVIGTNIVMEDPATGRRFFQFNKGPIFAQIVLADEINRATPKTQSALLEAMQERSVTVAGTSYKLDLPFFVLATQNPIEQEGTYPLPEAQLDRFIFKINVGYSQLDDLLTVLDRTTGTAAPEVKPLLDGPQIMAAQQLIRGCIVAPHVKEYAARLVLATHPGGEFQAGGDGGITTKYIRCGASPRGAQAILLGAKVKALTDGRYHVGYRDVQDIATLALRHRILLNFEAEADRIDSDAIVRQILELTPKEPVRATA, translated from the coding sequence ATGGCAGCCCCAACCGAGAAACTCCCCGAGACCCCCGCCGAGGTGAAAGCCAAGTGCGAGGCCTTCCGCGACACCTTCAAGCAGCTCAAGGCCGAGGTGGGCAAGGTCATCGTCGGCCACCAGGAGGTGATCGAGGCGACGCTCATCGCCCTCTTCGCCGGCGGCAACGTTCTGCTCGAGGGCGTTCCTGGCCTGGGCAAGACGCTGCTGGTCCGCACGCTGGCCCAGAGCCTCCACCTCCCCTTCAGCCGCATCCAGTTCACCCCCGACCTGATGCCCGCCGACGTCATCGGCACCAACATCGTCATGGAGGACCCCGCCACCGGCCGCCGGTTCTTCCAGTTCAACAAGGGCCCGATCTTCGCCCAGATCGTCCTCGCCGACGAGATCAACCGCGCCACGCCCAAGACCCAGTCCGCGCTCCTCGAGGCCATGCAGGAGCGCTCCGTCACCGTCGCGGGCACGAGCTACAAGCTCGACCTCCCGTTCTTCGTCCTCGCCACCCAGAACCCCATCGAGCAGGAGGGGACCTACCCCCTCCCCGAGGCCCAGCTCGACCGCTTCATCTTCAAGATCAACGTCGGCTACTCCCAGCTCGACGACCTGCTCACCGTCCTGGACCGCACCACCGGCACCGCCGCCCCGGAGGTCAAGCCCCTCCTCGACGGCCCGCAGATCATGGCGGCCCAGCAACTCATCCGCGGCTGCATCGTCGCGCCGCACGTCAAGGAGTACGCCGCCCGCCTCGTCCTGGCCACGCACCCCGGCGGCGAGTTCCAGGCCGGCGGCGACGGCGGCATCACCACCAAGTACATCCGCTGCGGCGCCTCCCCCCGCGGCGCCCAGGCCATCCTGCTGGGCGCCAAGGTCAAGGCCCTCACCGACGGCCGCTACCACGTCGGCTACCGCGATGTGCAGGACATCGCCACCCTCGCGCTGCGCCACCGAATCCTGCTCAACTTCGAGGCCGAAGCCGACCGCATCGACTCGGACGCCATCGTCCGGCAAATCCTTGAACTCACGCCAAAGGAGCCGGTGCGCGCCACGGCGTGA
- a CDS encoding DUF58 domain-containing protein, protein MLRTPSIQRPDSIEDLLSPDLMSRLGQLDVSSRKIFAGKLKGERRSKKRGESVEFADHRPYVVGDDLRHIDWNLFGRLDRLFLKLFLEEEDLSLHLVIDASASGDCGEPHKFLFMQRLAAALAYIGLVNLNRVAITAIGGGNAGIASAVRDLRGRRRLHDVSRFLCSLTPAGPSNFTEAAKRIAITRRGKGVMIVLSDFFFKEGYDTGLRLLVGHGYDLFAIQALSPQELEPTLGGDLRLKDVEDGDTAEITVSAPLLKRYKANMNAYITRLHDFCAQRDIVHLMVKSDAPIDVLVLDHLRRRGLLK, encoded by the coding sequence ATGCTCCGAACCCCCTCCATCCAGCGCCCCGACTCGATCGAGGACCTCCTCAGCCCCGATCTCATGTCGCGTCTCGGCCAGCTCGATGTCTCCTCGCGCAAGATCTTCGCCGGCAAACTCAAGGGCGAGCGCCGCAGCAAGAAACGCGGCGAGTCCGTCGAGTTCGCCGACCACCGCCCCTACGTCGTCGGCGACGACCTCCGCCATATTGACTGGAACCTCTTCGGCCGCCTCGACCGCCTCTTCCTCAAGCTCTTCCTCGAAGAGGAGGACCTCTCTCTCCACCTCGTCATCGACGCCTCCGCCTCGGGCGACTGCGGCGAGCCCCACAAGTTCCTCTTCATGCAGCGCCTCGCCGCCGCCCTCGCCTACATCGGCCTGGTCAACCTCAACCGCGTCGCCATCACCGCCATCGGCGGCGGCAACGCCGGCATCGCCTCGGCCGTCCGCGACCTCCGCGGCCGGCGGCGCCTCCACGATGTCTCCCGCTTTCTCTGCTCCCTCACCCCCGCGGGGCCTTCGAACTTCACCGAGGCCGCCAAGCGCATCGCCATCACCCGGCGCGGCAAGGGGGTCATGATCGTCCTCTCCGACTTCTTCTTCAAAGAGGGCTACGACACCGGCCTGCGCCTGCTCGTCGGCCACGGCTACGACCTCTTCGCCATCCAGGCCCTGAGCCCGCAGGAGCTCGAGCCCACGCTCGGCGGCGACCTGCGCCTCAAGGATGTCGAGGACGGCGACACCGCCGAGATCACCGTCTCCGCCCCGCTCCTCAAACGCTACAAGGCCAACATGAACGCCTACATCACCCGCCTGCACGACTTCTGCGCCCAGCGCGACATCGTCCACCTCATGGTCAAGTCCGATGCCCCCATCGACGTTCTCGTCCTCGATCACCTGCGAAGGAGAGGCCTGCTGAAATGA
- a CDS encoding VWA domain-containing protein → MTWATPLIAGIAAAIAIPTLLILYFLKLRRRDLEVSTTLLWKKSIQDLQANAPFQKLRRNLLLFLQLLALLAALAALGQPQFKALSTKGARHVIMLDRSASMNSTDGADTEGSREPRLGAAKAEALRLVDSLPEPGFFAEPESGDQAMVIVFDTSAEVVQPFTASKPDLRRAIESVTPTDSTTSLQAALKLAKAYSPRIINREEVRAVTHAPPLTIHLFSDGRIPDSARLAVNPDELEASDLSPDDQVIFHSLGSAEAPNLGITGLRAERAYDNPGKLTIFVGLHNSSLADRNADVELSIDNQRAAVRALTIPAATRGAPTAAPAAPDAPPPLGDIDPRAGGLVFTLDRPEGGVAAVRLIQSQPDSLPTDDIAYVVIPPARRLSVALVTSGNLFLREAIEGMNLSRRVVITPEAFQQMAEGKSVNNTTLADFDVVVLDRFIPTLKDAAGKAIPTLPPGRILVMSAVPPPPLGAIDEGPGEPSLIVDYARDHPALRYAGLTDLLIARGRKVKIAPESPVRAIASDQYGPAILEAANNATRAIIVPFDPAETDWPLKPGFVLFLASAIQNLATDGPEALGDSLRPGETLVQRLPLGATDARIVLPDTTSVPLAVAPDGRVAFGPVSKVGIYTVSWAGPTLPTDVVVDNRGRRAAAVNLLDPAESLVAARSTLDLPGRLVTATPTAESDSVQRLWPWLLLAALAVVMFEWFIYNRKVYV, encoded by the coding sequence ATGACCTGGGCAACCCCCCTCATCGCCGGCATCGCCGCGGCCATCGCCATCCCCACGCTCCTCATCCTCTATTTCCTCAAGCTGCGCCGGCGCGATCTCGAGGTCTCCACCACCCTCCTGTGGAAGAAGTCCATCCAGGACCTCCAGGCCAACGCGCCGTTCCAGAAACTCCGCCGCAACCTGCTCCTGTTCCTGCAGCTGCTCGCCCTCCTCGCCGCCCTCGCCGCCCTCGGCCAGCCCCAGTTCAAGGCCCTTTCCACTAAGGGCGCCCGCCACGTCATCATGCTCGACCGCTCCGCCTCGATGAACTCCACCGACGGCGCCGACACCGAGGGCTCGCGCGAGCCGCGCCTCGGCGCCGCCAAGGCCGAGGCCCTCCGGCTCGTCGATTCCCTCCCCGAGCCCGGGTTCTTCGCCGAGCCCGAGTCCGGCGACCAGGCGATGGTCATCGTCTTCGATACCAGCGCCGAGGTCGTCCAGCCCTTCACCGCCAGCAAGCCCGATCTCCGGCGCGCCATCGAGTCCGTCACCCCCACCGACTCGACCACCTCGCTCCAGGCCGCCCTCAAGCTCGCCAAGGCCTACTCCCCCCGCATCATCAACCGCGAAGAGGTTCGCGCCGTCACCCACGCGCCGCCGCTCACCATCCACCTGTTCTCCGACGGCCGCATCCCCGATTCCGCCCGCCTCGCCGTCAACCCCGATGAACTCGAGGCCTCCGACCTCTCCCCCGACGACCAGGTCATCTTCCACTCCCTCGGGTCCGCCGAGGCGCCCAACCTGGGCATCACCGGCCTCCGTGCCGAGCGCGCGTACGACAACCCCGGCAAGCTCACCATCTTCGTCGGCCTCCACAACTCCTCCCTCGCCGATCGCAACGCCGACGTCGAGCTCTCGATCGACAACCAGCGTGCCGCAGTCCGCGCCCTCACGATCCCCGCCGCCACGCGCGGCGCCCCGACCGCCGCCCCAGCGGCCCCGGACGCTCCGCCGCCGCTGGGCGACATCGACCCGCGCGCCGGCGGCCTGGTCTTCACCCTCGACCGCCCCGAGGGCGGCGTCGCCGCGGTCAGGCTCATCCAGTCCCAGCCCGACTCGCTCCCCACCGACGACATCGCCTACGTCGTCATCCCCCCCGCCCGCCGCCTCAGCGTCGCGCTGGTCACCTCCGGCAACCTCTTCCTCCGCGAGGCGATCGAGGGGATGAACCTCTCCCGGCGCGTCGTCATCACCCCGGAGGCCTTCCAGCAGATGGCCGAGGGCAAGTCCGTCAACAACACCACCCTCGCCGACTTCGACGTGGTCGTCCTCGACCGCTTCATCCCCACGCTCAAGGACGCCGCCGGCAAGGCCATCCCCACCCTCCCGCCCGGCCGCATCCTCGTCATGAGTGCCGTCCCTCCGCCCCCTTTGGGCGCGATCGACGAGGGCCCCGGCGAACCCTCCCTCATCGTCGATTACGCACGCGACCACCCCGCGCTCCGCTACGCGGGCCTCACCGACCTGCTCATCGCCCGCGGCCGCAAGGTCAAGATCGCTCCGGAGTCCCCGGTCCGCGCCATCGCCTCCGACCAGTACGGCCCCGCCATCCTCGAAGCCGCCAACAACGCCACCCGCGCCATCATCGTCCCCTTTGACCCCGCCGAGACCGATTGGCCCCTCAAGCCCGGCTTCGTCCTCTTCCTCGCCTCCGCCATCCAGAACCTCGCGACCGACGGCCCCGAAGCCCTCGGCGACTCCCTCCGCCCCGGCGAGACCCTCGTGCAGCGACTCCCCCTGGGCGCCACCGACGCTCGCATCGTCCTCCCCGACACCACCTCGGTCCCCCTCGCCGTCGCTCCCGACGGCCGCGTCGCCTTCGGCCCAGTCTCCAAGGTCGGCATCTACACCGTCTCCTGGGCCGGCCCCACCCTTCCCACCGACGTCGTCGTCGACAACCGCGGCCGGCGCGCCGCCGCCGTCAACCTCCTCGACCCCGCCGAATCGCTCGTCGCCGCCCGCTCCACGCTCGACCTCCCCGGCCGGCTCGTAACGGCCACGCCCACCGCCGAGTCCGATTCCGTCCAGCGCCTCTGGCCCTGGCTCCTGCTCGCCGCCCTCGCCGTTGTCATGTTCGAGTGGTTCATCTACAACCGCAAGGTGTACGTGTGA
- a CDS encoding ABC transporter ATP-binding protein has translation MIELRDVTKKYGDLTALDSLTLSIGEGEVFGFIGPNGAGKSTTMKILACLLRPDSGSASVGGHDVLTDGDAIRRLVGYMPDFLGVYDDLTVDEYLQFFASAFRIPSSKRRATVDGVLDLTDLTAKKNAMVESLSRGMQQRLGVARVLIHDPKVLLLDEPASGLDPRARIEMRELLTELGRMGKTIMVSSHILSELAEMCTTIGIIERGKLLYAGSIQDAYARAQVGQRVAVGLEPGGAPLDQAILSLQRHPAVASAFRENTPGNGTLLIIELHADATSHHGVIETLVASGCRISSFTPRQIKLEDAFLRLTKGRVN, from the coding sequence TTGATCGAGCTCCGCGACGTCACCAAGAAATACGGCGACCTTACCGCCCTCGACTCACTCACCCTCTCCATCGGCGAGGGCGAGGTCTTCGGCTTCATCGGCCCCAACGGCGCCGGCAAGTCCACGACGATGAAGATCCTCGCCTGCCTCCTCCGCCCCGATTCCGGCTCCGCCTCTGTCGGCGGGCACGATGTCCTCACCGACGGCGACGCCATCCGCCGCCTCGTCGGCTACATGCCCGATTTCCTCGGCGTCTACGACGACCTCACCGTCGACGAGTACCTCCAGTTCTTCGCCTCCGCCTTCCGCATCCCCTCGAGCAAGCGACGCGCCACCGTCGACGGCGTCCTCGATCTCACCGACCTGACCGCCAAGAAAAACGCCATGGTCGAGTCGCTCTCCCGCGGCATGCAGCAGCGGCTCGGCGTCGCCCGCGTCCTCATCCACGACCCCAAGGTCCTGCTCCTCGACGAGCCCGCCTCCGGCCTCGACCCCCGCGCCCGCATCGAGATGCGCGAACTCCTCACCGAGCTGGGCCGCATGGGCAAGACCATCATGGTCTCCTCCCACATCCTCTCCGAACTCGCGGAGATGTGCACCACCATCGGCATCATCGAACGCGGCAAACTCCTCTACGCCGGATCCATCCAGGACGCCTATGCCCGCGCCCAGGTCGGCCAGCGCGTCGCCGTCGGCCTCGAGCCAGGCGGCGCCCCGCTCGACCAGGCCATCCTCTCCCTCCAGCGGCACCCCGCCGTCGCCTCCGCGTTCCGCGAGAACACCCCGGGCAACGGCACGCTGCTCATCATCGAACTCCACGCCGACGCCACCAGCCACCACGGCGTCATCGAGACCCTCGTCGCCTCCGGCTGCCGAATCTCCTCCTTCACCCCGCGCCAGATCAAACTCGAGGACGCCTTCCTCCGCCTCACCAAGGGCCGCGTGAACTAG
- a CDS encoding ABC transporter permease subunit: MPADRAPSRLAFLLVVAAATGAYAFSDAWWPLADQFPGLEVYAWAHALAVIASIACLVLLWRCRRPIDLLLPSAIVAAVLFLHGLAWFSFADAAFASGLAFPPNAPVTGPLVTPLIPLIAAPLLILITWFRVSGPPKPRRSLRRSLRAGLRSLNPIALLLGPVFQKEARVIGRRRTTYWARAAYPLALTLIVGLTYLAMSSDIRASTGAFRLQQLQQIAPVLGTALAACQFALLVFIAPILTSGGICDERRARTLPALMTTPMTSAQIIGGKLTSRIVELFILALVGLPLLLALRVFGGLEASTIFASTCVALSAAALAAALGLMFSIWHKRAGVAAVFAMLTMVAFALVPVSIFVALELRAIGGTGPPPGWIFALAAPATMFLVVLSTFEPEAAAMMDVHFGGQFAVPAWVLNVALNLILTGAVVAFSTVALRAVLIAEAAGATIDSQPRRARRRRAAPAPSSPDGEPRAEALSTQDDDAVVESHRKRTVSDRPVLWREVRQAAFGSRWPLQVFSVVAVLSLAWLYWRFGLFDETLHGIVGSVIILAICLHAAVSATAAINGEREAQTWDVLLTTTLTGREIILGKLLGSIRRQWFLFAVLVAHFSISVLAGAVHPVTVFQVLLIALCASVFLNGTGLLLSLLFRRSTIAAVLNISLALLLWIGLPVGVSILNELFSYRGGNELDWIMQCFITINPVVMTSVSLQEGVARNPWVFDTYDRYSMPTGSMGLAGFTAWLLGGCLLQAGFGLACVWVSIHFFRRLAGRCS; the protein is encoded by the coding sequence ATGCCCGCCGACCGCGCCCCATCCCGCCTGGCCTTCCTGCTCGTCGTCGCCGCCGCGACCGGCGCGTACGCGTTCTCCGATGCCTGGTGGCCCCTCGCCGACCAGTTCCCGGGTCTCGAGGTGTACGCCTGGGCCCACGCGCTCGCGGTCATCGCGTCGATCGCGTGCCTCGTTCTCCTCTGGCGCTGCCGCCGGCCCATCGACCTCCTCCTCCCCTCCGCCATCGTCGCCGCGGTGCTGTTCCTCCACGGCCTCGCCTGGTTCAGCTTTGCCGATGCCGCGTTCGCCAGCGGCCTGGCCTTCCCGCCCAACGCCCCCGTTACCGGCCCGCTCGTGACCCCACTCATCCCGCTCATCGCGGCGCCGCTCCTGATCCTGATCACCTGGTTCCGCGTCTCCGGCCCGCCGAAGCCGAGACGCTCGCTCCGCAGGAGTCTCCGCGCCGGCCTCCGCTCGCTCAACCCGATCGCCCTCCTCCTGGGCCCTGTCTTCCAGAAGGAGGCCCGCGTCATCGGCCGCCGCCGGACCACCTACTGGGCCCGTGCCGCCTACCCGCTCGCACTCACGCTCATCGTCGGCCTGACCTACCTCGCGATGTCAAGCGACATCCGCGCCTCCACCGGAGCCTTCCGCCTCCAGCAACTCCAGCAGATCGCCCCCGTCCTCGGCACCGCCCTCGCCGCGTGCCAGTTCGCCCTGCTGGTCTTCATCGCCCCCATCCTCACCTCCGGCGGCATCTGCGACGAGCGCCGGGCACGCACCCTCCCCGCCCTCATGACCACCCCGATGACCTCCGCCCAGATCATCGGCGGCAAGCTCACCAGCCGCATCGTCGAGCTGTTCATCCTCGCGCTCGTCGGCCTCCCCCTGCTCCTGGCCCTCCGGGTCTTCGGCGGCCTCGAAGCCAGCACCATCTTCGCATCAACGTGCGTCGCCCTCTCCGCCGCGGCCCTCGCCGCCGCCCTCGGGCTCATGTTCTCCATCTGGCACAAGCGCGCCGGCGTCGCCGCCGTCTTCGCCATGCTCACCATGGTCGCCTTCGCGCTCGTCCCCGTCTCCATCTTCGTCGCCCTCGAGCTCCGCGCCATCGGCGGCACCGGCCCGCCCCCCGGGTGGATCTTCGCCCTCGCCGCGCCCGCCACGATGTTCCTCGTGGTCCTGAGCACCTTCGAACCCGAAGCCGCCGCGATGATGGACGTCCACTTCGGCGGGCAGTTCGCTGTCCCAGCCTGGGTCCTCAACGTCGCCCTCAACCTGATCCTCACCGGCGCCGTCGTCGCCTTCTCGACCGTCGCCCTCCGCGCCGTGCTGATCGCCGAGGCCGCCGGCGCCACCATCGATTCGCAGCCGAGACGCGCCCGCCGTCGCCGCGCCGCCCCAGCGCCCTCTTCGCCAGATGGCGAGCCTCGCGCCGAAGCCCTCTCGACCCAGGACGACGACGCCGTCGTCGAATCCCACCGCAAGCGCACCGTCTCCGACCGCCCGGTCCTCTGGCGCGAGGTCCGGCAGGCCGCCTTCGGCAGCCGCTGGCCGCTCCAGGTCTTCTCCGTCGTCGCCGTGCTCTCTCTCGCCTGGCTCTACTGGCGCTTCGGGCTCTTTGATGAGACCCTCCACGGCATCGTCGGCTCCGTCATCATCCTCGCCATCTGCCTCCACGCCGCCGTCTCCGCCACCGCCGCCATCAACGGCGAGCGCGAGGCCCAGACCTGGGACGTCCTCCTCACCACCACCCTCACCGGCCGCGAGATCATCCTCGGCAAGCTCCTCGGCTCCATCCGCCGCCAGTGGTTCCTCTTCGCCGTCCTCGTCGCCCACTTCTCGATCTCTGTACTCGCCGGCGCCGTCCACCCCGTCACCGTCTTCCAGGTTCTGCTCATCGCGCTCTGCGCCTCGGTCTTCCTCAACGGCACCGGCCTGCTCCTGAGCCTCCTCTTCCGCCGCTCCACCATCGCCGCCGTGCTCAACATCTCACTCGCCCTCCTGCTCTGGATCGGGCTTCCCGTCGGCGTCTCCATCCTCAATGAACTCTTCAGCTACCGCGGCGGCAACGAACTCGACTGGATCATGCAGTGCTTCATCACCATCAACCCCGTCGTCATGACCTCGGTCTCGCTTCAGGAAGGCGTCGCCCGGAACCCATGGGTGTTCGATACCTACGACAGGTACTCCATGCCGACAGGCTCTATGGGCCTCGCGGGCTTCACCGCCTGGCTCCTCGGCGGCTGCCTCCTCCAGGCCGGCTTCGGCCTCGCCTGCGTCTGGGTGTCGATCCACTTCTTCCGCCGCCTCGCGGGCCGCTGCTCCTGA
- a CDS encoding nitroreductase family protein, translating into MPNPLTIPLDPYTPAATSQAAANAFFEVIRRRRSVRDFSPAPVPRETIEWCVRAAGAAPSGANKQPWRFVCISDPALKREIRAGAEAEEREFYTRRATPEWLADLDPLGTGPDKPFLETAPWLVAVFKLMKTDDGGAVYYVNESVGIAVGLFLAAAHHAGLATLTHTPSPMAFLAKILDRPPHERPFLLIPVGLPAPGCTVPNIDRHPLDHIAVWR; encoded by the coding sequence ATGCCCAATCCCCTCACCATCCCCCTCGATCCCTACACCCCCGCGGCTACCTCTCAGGCCGCCGCGAACGCCTTCTTCGAAGTCATACGCCGCCGCCGCAGCGTCCGCGACTTCTCCCCGGCCCCCGTCCCGCGCGAGACCATCGAGTGGTGCGTCCGCGCCGCCGGCGCCGCCCCCTCGGGCGCCAACAAGCAGCCCTGGCGATTCGTCTGCATCAGCGACCCCGCACTCAAGCGCGAGATCCGCGCCGGCGCCGAGGCCGAGGAGCGCGAGTTCTACACCCGCCGCGCCACCCCCGAATGGCTCGCCGACCTCGACCCCCTTGGCACCGGCCCCGACAAGCCCTTCCTCGAAACCGCCCCCTGGCTCGTCGCCGTCTTCAAACTCATGAAGACCGACGACGGCGGCGCCGTCTACTACGTCAACGAGTCCGTCGGCATCGCCGTCGGCCTGTTCCTCGCCGCCGCCCACCACGCCGGCCTCGCCACCCTCACCCACACCCCCAGCCCCATGGCCTTCCTCGCCAAGATCCTCGACCGCCCGCCCCACGAACGCCCCTTCCTCCTCATCCCTGTCGGCCTCCCCGCCCCCGGCTGCACCGTCCCCAACATCGATCGCCACCCCCTCGACCACATCGCCGTCTGGCGCTAG
- a CDS encoding DinB family protein, whose amino-acid sequence MTPQSVLSEAVLLSKSLTARYLAGFDDSNHTTQAPGLPNHTAWCLGHCAFIMHRIAEVIERDLSSLPDVPMIPESEFLPGDVGDRSRFAIEAVAFKSDPVDDASLYPPMARCVEIYNSACDRLAAAARAAPDTSLSRAITWGALQTTAFAIILRMLFHNGFHAGQIADLRRVLGFKSIFA is encoded by the coding sequence ATGACCCCGCAATCGGTCCTCTCCGAAGCCGTCCTCCTCTCCAAGTCGCTCACCGCCCGCTACCTCGCAGGCTTCGACGACTCCAACCACACCACCCAGGCCCCCGGCCTCCCCAATCACACCGCCTGGTGCCTCGGCCACTGCGCCTTCATCATGCACCGCATCGCCGAGGTGATCGAGCGGGACCTCTCTTCGCTCCCCGACGTCCCCATGATCCCCGAGTCCGAGTTCCTCCCCGGCGACGTCGGCGACCGCTCCCGCTTCGCCATCGAGGCCGTCGCCTTCAAGTCAGACCCCGTCGACGACGCCTCCCTCTACCCGCCCATGGCCCGCTGCGTCGAGATCTACAACTCCGCGTGCGACCGCCTCGCCGCGGCGGCCCGCGCCGCACCCGACACAAGCCTCTCCCGGGCCATCACCTGGGGCGCCCTGCAGACCACGGCGTTCGCGATCATCCTCCGCATGCTCTTCCACAACGGCTTCCACGCCGGCCAGATCGCGGATCTCCGGCGCGTCCTCGGGTTCAAGTCGATCTTCGCATGA
- the radA gene encoding DNA repair protein RadA, protein MAKVRQMYVCRTCGGVQTRWMGKCPECGAWDALEEHREEKSAGRDPQRGVVEGIGAGVGGGGVAAWGAWEAIREGARPEDVGIAGSGGARPIAEVARDGGAGVARISTGIGELDRVLGGGLVAGSVVLVGGDPGIGKSTLMLQAAGKMPSRRGEGTGDGAGARVLYVSSEESAEQVRLRAARLGVDAAPGLFVLADTNLARVVEQVRRVEPAVVVIDSVQMVYKADVDAAAGSVTQLRRVCAELVYLAKLTGIAVVLVGHVTKDGQLAGPRLLEHLVDAVLYFEGDRYHAHRVIRGVKNRFGTTLEIGLFEMTGEGLREVPEGMGVGVLGAGEARPGTVVCPVMTGTRCVMVEVQALTATGFLGAAKRKSSGLDANRLAMIIAVLEQHAGLRLADRDIFASSVGGIRVAEPAADLALLLAIAGAHYKKSLPAGTVAVGEVGLGGEVRSVTQVEQRVKEAARLGFGRVIVPGRGKSEGKPKSVGGVEVVRVKSVGEAMGELG, encoded by the coding sequence ATGGCCAAGGTGAGGCAGATGTACGTGTGCCGGACGTGCGGCGGGGTGCAGACACGGTGGATGGGCAAGTGCCCGGAGTGCGGCGCATGGGATGCGCTGGAGGAGCACCGCGAGGAGAAGTCGGCGGGGCGCGACCCGCAGCGCGGCGTGGTGGAGGGGATCGGCGCGGGGGTTGGAGGCGGGGGTGTGGCCGCGTGGGGGGCGTGGGAGGCGATCCGCGAGGGGGCGAGGCCGGAGGATGTCGGAATCGCGGGGAGCGGCGGGGCGAGGCCGATCGCGGAGGTCGCGCGCGACGGCGGCGCGGGGGTGGCGCGGATCTCGACGGGGATCGGCGAGTTGGACCGCGTGCTGGGCGGGGGGCTGGTGGCGGGGAGCGTGGTGCTGGTGGGTGGCGATCCGGGGATCGGCAAGAGCACGCTAATGCTGCAGGCTGCGGGGAAGATGCCGTCGCGCCGCGGCGAGGGGACCGGGGATGGCGCGGGGGCGAGGGTGCTGTACGTCTCGAGCGAGGAGAGCGCCGAGCAGGTGCGGCTGCGGGCGGCGCGGCTGGGCGTGGATGCCGCGCCGGGGCTCTTCGTGCTCGCGGACACGAACCTCGCGCGGGTCGTGGAACAGGTGCGGCGGGTGGAGCCGGCGGTCGTGGTGATCGACTCGGTGCAGATGGTGTACAAGGCGGATGTGGATGCCGCGGCGGGGAGCGTGACGCAGCTGCGGAGGGTGTGCGCCGAGCTGGTGTACCTGGCGAAACTGACGGGGATCGCCGTGGTGCTCGTGGGGCACGTGACCAAGGACGGGCAACTGGCGGGGCCGCGGTTGCTGGAGCACCTGGTGGACGCGGTGCTGTACTTCGAGGGGGACCGGTACCACGCGCACCGCGTGATCCGCGGCGTGAAGAACCGGTTCGGGACGACGCTGGAGATCGGGCTGTTCGAGATGACCGGCGAAGGGCTGCGCGAGGTGCCCGAGGGGATGGGCGTGGGCGTGCTGGGAGCCGGGGAGGCGCGGCCGGGGACCGTGGTCTGCCCCGTGATGACGGGCACACGGTGCGTGATGGTGGAGGTGCAGGCGCTGACGGCGACGGGGTTCCTTGGCGCGGCGAAGCGCAAGAGCAGCGGGCTGGATGCGAACCGGCTCGCGATGATCATCGCCGTGCTGGAGCAGCACGCGGGGCTGCGGCTGGCGGACCGGGACATCTTCGCGAGCAGCGTGGGGGGCATTCGCGTGGCCGAGCCCGCGGCGGACCTGGCGCTGCTGCTGGCGATCGCCGGGGCGCATTACAAGAAGTCGCTGCCGGCCGGGACGGTGGCGGTGGGGGAGGTGGGGCTGGGGGGCGAGGTGCGCTCGGTGACGCAGGTGGAGCAGCGGGTGAAGGAGGCGGCGCGGCTCGGGTTTGGAAGGGTGATCGTGCCGGGACGGGGGAAGTCGGAGGGGAAACCAAAGAGCGTCGGCGGGGTCGAGGTGGTGCGGGTGAAAAGCGTGGGTGAGGCGATGGGGGAGTTGGGGTGA